Below is a genomic region from Macaca thibetana thibetana isolate TM-01 chromosome 1, ASM2454274v1, whole genome shotgun sequence.
TTTCTTCCTGTGTTCCCAGACCCAGCAAAGGTCTTGCCCTAGAGCAGGTTTCAGGAACTCTGCTAAGGCATGAACAACTACATGAGCAGGAAGGGGGAACGCATTGCCGAGACCAGCACTGGGTGGGACGGCTCACCTTAATCTCACTGAAGGTGCCCAGTGTGTGGTCCCAGGCAGGTACCAGGTGGTGCAAGACACTATCGAGGATCTTGATGAATCTGGCATGGGTGGGTAAAGACTGACTGCAGCTAAAGAGTTTGGCATACATTTAAGACCCCCAACTCCCCAACATACAGGGACAGGAGAAGGCAGGACCTGGGGGCTTCTCTGACCCTTGAACAGCTTTTACTATGAGACCTTGGGAACCTCCTCCATGCAGACACACAAGGCTCAAtgctgggggaagggaagggcccACAGGTCCAGGGCCACAGCCACCTCTGCAGGAGGACAGCTCTGCGGTACAGTACTTCAGGGTCGGTGCCTTCCAGGCGTGGGTATCGCACCAGACTAGTCGGCTGGAACAGGTCTGCATTCAACCCTAGTTCCCGCTGTCTAGAGGACTTGATCTTGACCCCTCGGAGACGAACATCAATCCCATCATCTGGGGAAAGGGGTCAGAGTGAGGTCATTTACGGCACCTGCTGGCTCCTCGGCCCTCACACCTAGGAATGGCTCCTTGAACGCTCAGCCTTTTGTCACCCTTAACCCTAGAAACTTGGGACCTTCGGGATCACCTTCTATCACCTGACTCTGATTTATCTATTCCTGCTGATTCCTCCGTCTTCCACTATAATGCTGGCATGCCTGAGGGTCCCAACTCAGTTCCTTTTCCAGGTGAGCCCAACCACCTGTATGGCTTTAAGGCAGGCCTATACCTGGcacatcccagctgctcaggcccCAAAGCTCCAAATCTCGGAGTTAGTTCAGCATCACCTTCACCCCAACTCCAAGCCTATCCTCTTCTCTCCACACTCACCGTCTGTCTGCCCCATCTCCACATCAGGCTCTCTTTCCCTCCTTAGAGCCTTAAGCCTCACCTCGGCACTCCACGATGCGGATCTCGATGATCGGGAGGTGGACAGTCATGTCCTCCAGGACACAGACATCACCAATCAGGGTCCTGAGGAGACGAGTGTGAGGCACTTCGGAtacctcctgcctcaggccttcAGAGACTGCTGGAGTCTCACTCAAACTTAGGCTTCCAAGCTGGGCTAGGCTTGGAACACACCCTACTTCCCTCCCCAGGCCAGTGTGCTCACTCGTCAATGCTCACGTCACTCAGCTTCTTCAGGTTGTCCCCTTCGCCCCCATAGACCACCACCCGCTTTGGCATAAAGTTGTCATCTGTGGTATCTACTGTAAGTAGCAGCTTCCTGAAAGGTCAGAGTGTGAACATGAGTCTTTGTGAACCCACAGGAATGTGGCTCACCCATCCTGTCCTGCCCAGAGCCTACTTACTTGACAATGGTGCCCTTCTTCATGGTAAGCCGTACCCAGTGCTGGCACTGGGACCCATCGCTCTCCCAGTAGGTATCGGCATTGCTGTCTGTCAGGCAGGATACATTGAACTCCtcctggggaggggcagagaagTGGAGTCAGTAGTTACCCTCCCTCGCTGAGCTGGGCTTGTGCTCTGGACCAGGAGGACCAGAGAGAAAGCAGAGTGAAGCTGGGCTAACAGGCAACTGGTATGGGATAGGGGGCCGCTGGGTATGTAGGGGTTCCTACAGACTTCCAAGATGGGGAGCTGAAGTGAGTGTGGCCCGTGGGGACCCTGTTTTGGTCCTGGCCTGGAGGTGGGGGTTCTTTCTGGATCTAGCCTTGAGGGGTGTGACTATATCTtgcctggggtgggaggagccCCAGCACCCACCGTGTAGGAGGAAACGTCTATGCTCTCCACATACTGCTTCACGCTACCCAGGTTCTCATCCTCCTTGCCCAGGTGGTCATACAAGAAGTGGATCAGGTCCTCGTCGCACTCGTAGGTCCATGTCGGGGGTACATAGCTAAGCAACCCCAAGCCCCTAATTAGACAGGGCCCAGACGCAGagctccttcctccccaccccattccagctcactcacagtagCCTTTGTACAGCTTCTGCGTATGCCTCTGCTGGCTGAGGTCTCGATCCCAGGCGATGTGAGTATGTCAGGTCCACCACCTGTTCCCACCTGTGGGCACAGAGTAgggagtgggaaagggagacaTCAGCGGGCAGCAGGACACTACCTCCATGCCGTGTAGCCTTCTCCTGGGCTCTATCTCCCGGTCTCCAGACGCCCCACCCGAGCCCCCTTCATGTCCCGCCCCTTCCTGTTCTTAACCCTGCCTCCGCTCCAGTATCCCACCCACCCCAGGGTGCGGCTGAAGTGTTCCCAAGCCGTCCTGGCCTGGCCTTCGGACAGCAAGCCCCGCTCCTTCAAGTGCAGGACCTGAGCACCGGCCGATAATCCACGCCAAAGAGCTGCTGCTGCCGCTGGAGGTGGTTGGGAGTGTCGATGGGTACCAGGCGGGCTCCGCCCTCCGCCGGGCGGCACACCAGCAGCCAGCCTTCCTGCAGCCCGCAGTCGCCCAGGTGCTCTGCCAGCTGCTCCTGCCGGGACGCGCCGGATGGGGACAGCCGTCAGGGAACTGCCCAGCCGCCTGTCCTACCCAGCCCAGGGCAAAGGGCACCGAACGCAATGCCAACTCAATacaggggaggaaagggaaacaGCCAGAGGTTTCTCTGGCCCCGGGGGTCTTTTACCTGGTCCTGGGCGGGGAAGAGCTCACCTTTGTCAGCTTCACCCAGAGCCCGTGGCCGTTGCACAGCTCCTCGCCCGTGGTGCGCACGCAGGCGCCGCGCCGGAGCTCGATGCTGTCGCGGGCGGCGCGGAGGGGCCCGGAGCCGGTTCCGGGGGCTGGGCCTGCGGCGCCCACACGCAACCCCAggccctctgcctcccacacGGGCAGGAGTACGCGCGACGGTCCTGCCGGGTCCTTGTAAAGCTTGTAGAGCACCTCTTGCGGCACGAAAGCCAGCGCTGCCGGCAGCGGCCGCCCAGCGCGGAGGCTCCGCGCTGCCTCCGCCAAGAAGCGCACGCGGCCCAGCAGCTGCCGCGGGGACTCCAGCACCGCGCCCGGGCCAGGACCCGCCATGGCTAAGTGGCGGAGGTGAGCGCCTAAGGGCGATCCTACCCGGTGAACAGCTGGCGCGACCGCGGACGGAGCTTCCCACCACGCCCTGCCCCGCCTTTGGCCAGCCTTCGCCGTATGTTCTGGACTAAGCGCACCCGCGCTCACCGTATTGCACTGTGTACTCCTACACTCAATCATATTACCTACCTCTGTGCCACCCTAACCCAGCCGACCAAACCCAAGATTGGTGATTTCTACCTGATCAATctccttctctccatttccttgCTACTACCATTTTATCTCTACTGCTACTACCCTCATTCAATAACCGTTCTATCTGGCCTGGATCATTGCCAACATTTTTCTGGTTCTTCGGCCTGCTCTTTTTCCTCCCACTCCCAACGAATTTGCTGGACTCCCTATCCTATAGGTGGTGTGACTAAAATGTTTGAGACAATGGCTCCTTCCCCTGCCACTGACAGGAGTCTTGAGTCATTCGGGTTCTGTTTGTCACTCCTAATCCCAAGGACACTGGTAATCGTTATTCATTTTAATGTGATTACTGATTTCTGTTTTCCCAGTCTTATAGCTTCTTAAAGACCGGGGCTGTCTTGAGCAGAGCTAACCTCTACACCTACTGTAGGTCTAGGCTCTTAGTAGGTAATATAAGTATATGACGATTTCAGTTTCCTGAGCAGCCTGGTTCCATCATCCTCAGTATGCCTGGCTGAATAAGACTATTAGAATCATGAGTGGGACTTGAGCCAAGCCTCCGGATACCCAGACCGTCAGATGAGAACAAATTCCTCATGTCACCGTAACATACAGTTACAGCGGAGTTCTCTTTTCAGTGTTTGTTGTTGCGTCGCTACAGCGGACTTTACGGTGAAAAAAGGTAGGGGTCCTACGGGCAGCAGCCAGGGCGGCCCTGGAGCTGTCGCGGGAGTCTGATCATGTGATCTTCAACATGGCGACGCCCTTGGTTCCCTACAGAAAGGGGCGGAGCCTGGACGGGGTAGGGGCAGGCTCACATTCAGGTTAAGTTGCGAATTGAGCTCGCAGTTACAGACAGCTGACCATGGAAGCGAACGGGTTGGGGTGAGTTCTCCAGAGCACGCGGTGTGGCTAGTTGAGCTTCTGAGTCTTCCAACTCAGGACTCTATCCCTGTACTCCCCTTTCCCCACCTTGGAGATCTCTCAACCTGGACTCTGTTAGCTGGGATCCTGAATCCTAAAACCATGGATTTTTGAGACGTTCATCCCAGGGGCCTTAATTCAAGGGATGCCTCAGGATTTCCAACCAGGATCTCTATTCTGGGACCATCAACTCTCATCCCTCTTTATCCCCCAGCCTGGGGATCTCTCAGCCTCTGAACCAGCCCAGTGACATTCCCGTTTCTGAGACTCCGTAGTCCGAAGACCCCCAAACTATCCTTCCTGGGCCTTATTTCCTCCCCCTAGTCCCTCTAGTTGCTTCGAGCTTGGGAGAGTAGGGACTAAGTGGAGGGAAGAGGCCCCAGGGCGGGCCCTTCTAGAGTTTGTGCACCACCTGATAGGCAGAGAGGCGGCGGAACGGGCGGAAAGCCAGGGTTTGGGAGCTGGCCTGGAGGAGGTAGATAGCGGTCCTCGACTAAATCAGCCTTATGAATCCGCACTTTACCCAACCTCCAGCCTAGCATACTGACACCTACCCCTACCCCCACCTGATTGCCAGACCTCAGGGTTTTCCGGAGCTGAAGAATGACACATTCCTGCGAGCAGCCTGGGGAGAGGAAACAGACTACACTCCCGTTTGGTGCATGCGCCAGGCAGGCCGTTACTTACCAGGTAAGAGTCAGGCCCTGGAAATCTAGATAAAACTCCAGAAGGCGAAAAGTTTTCAAGGGGCAGGGGAGGGCTCTGGAGGGCCTCAAGGCTGAGCCCCGTCTTCCCTCTGTATGCAGAGTTTAGGGAAACCCGGGCTGCCCAGGACTTTTTCAGCACTTGTCGCTCTCCTGAGGCCTGCTGTGAACTGACTCTGCAGGTGAGGGGTGCACAAAAGAGGGAAAGATTTATGCCTTCAGTCTGCCACCTAGCAACCCGTCTCCTGTTTCCTACAGCCACTGCGTCGCTTCCCTCTGGATGCTGCCATCATTTTCTCCGACATCCTTGTTGTACCCCAGGTACCTACTCAAATCTGATGCTGGAATATAATCCAAGGACCCCTTGAAAATCCTTCTGTCAGTCCAGTCAAGGTTTACAATAAGCACTTATCCTAACTGGATCGAGGGAAAAACTAAGGTTGAAAGAGATGGAGTTTGGcagttttattctccttttccttccttctggaaTGAGCTGAACAGAACCTTTCCTCCTGGATTCCATTTTGGGAACCCAGATGTTTTCTCCCCCTCCAGGCACTGGGCATGGAGGTGACCATGGTACCTGGCAAAGGACCTAGCTTCCCAGAGCCACTAAGAGAAGAGCAGGACCTAGAACGCCTACGGGATCCAGAAGTGGTAGCCTCTGAGCTAGGCTATGTGTTCCAAGCCATCACCCTTACCCGACAACGACTGGCTGGACGTGTGCCGCTGATTGGCTTTGCTGGTGCCCCAGTAATGTGGGACAGGGCAGGGACTGGCGGCGTGGGAAAATCACTCTGGCAGGTCTGGGGTAGACAAAGGAAGGGTCAGTCTGGCTTCTGTACATGTGACACCATCTTTCTATCCTTCTGTAGTGGACCCTGATGACATACATGGTTGAGGGTGGTGGCTCAAGCACCATGGCTCAGGCCAAGCGCTGGCTCTATCAGAGACCTCAGGCTAGTCACCAGCTGCTTCGCATCCTCACTGATGCTCTGGTCCCATATCTGGTAGGACAAGTGGCGGCTGGTGCCCAGGTGAgtcctgagagagagagaaataggctGAGATTTGGTCTGTAAGGACGAGAAGCAAGTGTCCTAAACCTGAGAGGGCAGGGGTCTTAATGCCAGGGATGAAAGAACCTTGGCCTCCAGTGATCTAGCTGAGCAGCCAAGCCCATCCTGACACTGGCAGTGGGGCTTAATGCTCTGAGTATTCAGAGACCAAAGCTAGTGCTGGGATCTGGagaaagtaaaacttttttttttttaaattactggatTTATAGGGTCAGGCAGTATCAGGGATTGAAGTCATTTGGGGAAAATTGAGGTGGATTTTGTATGTGGGGGGAGCTTCCTCTTTGTTACATATTTGTCTTCATCATACCCTAACTAGGCATTGCAGCTGTTTGAGTCCCATGCAGGGCATCTTGGCCCACAGCTCTTCAACAAGTTTGCACTGCCCTACATCCGTGATGTGGCCAAGCGAGTGAAGGCCAGGTTGCGGGAGGCAGGCCTGGCACCAGTGCCCATGGTGAGGATTGGGATGGGTTGAGTGAAGGTGGGCCTGTGGAGCTTTCAGGCTAAGTCCTGCATGGACTGGAGTGACCACTGGAGGGCAGCAGAAGTACAGTCAAGAAAGATTAGCAAGGCCCTCTGTAGCCTAAGATCTGCTTTTTTTCCAGATCATCTTTGCTAAGGATGGGCATTTTGCCCTGGAGGAGCTGTCCCAAGCTGGCTATGAGGTGGTTGGGCTTGACTGGACAGTGGCCCCAAAGAAAGCCCGGTAAGCTATGGAAGGGTGAGGCCTTGAGGTTGAGGTGGGGGTGTGGAGCTGCCACGTATGCAGTTACCAGAACGTGGCGCTGGCTTTGCTTCCAGGGAGTGTGTGGGGAAGACGGTGACATTGCAGGGCAACCTGGACCCCTGTGCCCTGTATGCATCTGAGGTAACAGACAGGGCCCCTCTGTGTATCTGTTACTGTGCACTCCTGTGGCTGTGGTTGTATTATTctgtgtgcttttcttttttaaatgtctgtctgTCCTTCTCTTCTACTCTGTATGTACAACATAAGCCCTAGGAAGACCGgactttttgttgctgttgttcatttgtatttatgCTGCATGTCCAGACTAGGGATCTgataaattttattgaatgactgaatgagttAACACTGAGTAGAAGCATACCTACATATGTGTTTGTCACTAGTATATGTAGGGAGGACAGAAGCTTGCTGGTCCTCCTGTAGCCAGTGCCCTGTTGGTCCCCCAGGAGGAGATTGGGCAGCTGGTGAAGCAGATGCTGGATGACTTTGGGCCACAGCGCTACATTGCCAACCTGGGCCATGGGCTTTATCCTGACATGGACCCAGAACATGTGGGTGCCTTTGTGGATGCTGTGCATAAACACTCACGTCTGCTTCGACAGAACTGAGTGTACACGTTTACCCTCAAGTACCACTAACAGATGATTGATCATTTCCAGGACAATAAAAGTTTCAGTGTTGAACTGTTGTGTAGTTTTGTTTGTGAAAGATGTGTGCCCATATCCTCAGTTCTTCTTAGCTTCTGCTCCTTCCCTGGGAACCCTCTCTATGTCCTCTTCACAAGTCATAGGGGTTAGGTATCACTGAATATGTACCAGAGCACTGAAGGATTCTCACTCCTATCTTACCTAAGTCCCAGAACTACATGGGGTAGGGTAGAGCTTTCGTAGCAGTTCAGGTTGTGACATTTGCAGAAAAATGGGTGGGGTCCTCACAGTATACAAAGGCTAAATTGATAGGGCTTTATGtctggggaggaagggaagtaTAATACATCAAAAAGGGGCACAGAAGGGGTTAGAATACTTCAGAGAGGCATGGGGAAGAAGATGGAGTCTAGGTGAGCAAGGAGAACATGAGGGACCCTCAGCTTTGACACCAAAATATAGGGAGGACATCAAAGCTCAGAGCTAGGTTGCTTAGGATTAGAGCTTTACACAAGTCCATCATCAAGGCAAGAAGTCCTCTGAAACCAAAAGACCCTCTGGCACTCAAGGttgctttatattattttctgagcATCCCCTTTAATTTTCTCAAGATCTTGGTGTTTCCACCCTTCCTGGTGGTACCTGCTTCCCAGGACAAGGCTCTGAGGTGTCTGTAAGCTCTGGAGAAGGGTCTGGTATGGCAAgaaattctttatctgtcattctGCATCTCCTTGGACCACTAGGAGCCCACTGTGCTGTAGGCTGAACCAGCTCCCCGGCCCAGCCAGGGCAATGCAGaaggtagagatgggtttcatttAATGAAGGAACACAATTTCTGCTTTTAGAAAAATGATCGTTTATGTGATCCATGATTTATtaatagaaaagcactgtgagtTCACACACTTGCTAAAAAAGGGCAACTGTGATACAGAATGAGAgtggcttctctcttttttttaaccaaccCATTGGGCTGAGACATAGGGGCCCTTGGCTGGACAGTAAGACTTGAGTAGCCACAAACGGCAAATACAACTTCTTCGTCAGTTTGGAGTAAAAAAAGTGACAGTTtgtcaaataaaaagtaaagcagATGGAGAAGTTCTTAGTTCACATTCTAGCTATACCACCCCTTCCCTATCACACCCCACCCCTAACTCAGGAACTAAGATATGAAACAGTAAACACCAAGACACTGGTATCCAACTGACTCTTCTGAATGCCTTTGCTACCTCCTGTAACAATTCCAGGCCGAGCATAGAGGTCAGGAAGGTAGCAGGAACATGATACACTGTGGAGGTCAGCTAGGGCTAAGACAGGGCTGCCCACTAGGGCTAGAAATTAGGAAGGAAGAGGCTAAGAGCAGACCAGCCCTAGCCTCCAAGTCAGCGAGCAATGAGACTGTgacaaaagcaggcagaggaagctTGAGGTAGAAAGGCAGGGGAAGAAAGCAAGTATGGGGTGAGAAGAGAACTGTGGAGCTAAAGCAGCCAATCTGATGGCAGAGGGAGATTGGTGCTTAGAAGCTTGTTTGGTGAGAGAATGAATAGAGGCGGCACAGAGATGGGGAACAAACGTTTAGCTGGTGAGAGAGATTTAAGAGGAACAGCAAAGAGAAATTTGGCAAAAAGGAAGGACACATTCATGCAGATCCTCAAACATGAATACACAGACATCCCTACATGTAGAAATATGCTCAGTTACACATATAAAGACACGGGCGCATGGATAACAAgcatacacacagatacaaacATGTTTATACACATGCACTCATGTGTGcccagatacacatacacactaaaTATGCACAAACAGTGCATTTGCACATAGATGTGCATCCTCACATGTATGCAAAATGTGTATATCCTCAGGTAGAAACCCAGTCCAGTGTGCACATATTCACACAGGTACACAGCCATAGAACtgacacatacacataaatatatatgtgcacatacagACAGGCATGCACAGATGTATCTATGCACATAGACACATGTACTTAGccatacagatacacacacgaTTATAGATGAAACCACACACTCTCTAACACAAAGGTGACCAGAGTAGATGAATATTATGAACTCAGCAGCTTCCCAGACCTTCATCTTCTCCCTGCACTTGTTTCTCAGGCGTTCAGCAGGCTCCTGAAGAAGCTGTGTGAGGCAGGAGCTTCAATGTCCTCATAGTTTTGTGAGGCAAAAGTCTAAGTCCAGTCCTGGCCTCTGTCCCTCACTCACCACTGGGCTATAAATGCCCTGTCTGTAGGTGGGGGATTCTGCATAGACTAGACTTGGGATTGATTCTAACTGGCCATTTTTCTCCTTGGCACCCCACTCTTCCACTGCTACCAGCATACACTCTGCAAGGGAAACCTGAGAAATGGTTGTGAGTCTCCTCAGAAAATAAGCATATCCTCCTACCCACAGCTACTTCAAGTGCCcatcaaatcaaaaccacaatgataaatAGTTGTAAGTTTACAATAATTAGCAACACATATACTATAGTATTTACAGTCCCATAGATGTGTTTGTTTCTCTGGTTAAGCAATCCCTGAGACGGAACAGTGTTCTGTGTTTGCCAAGGGAGACAGGGCCAATGCTCAGGACACGCTGGATACAGGGGCATGAGGTGGCATGTTGTGGGGTTTCTGGTCGATCTGCAGGGCCCAGCTCCTCCATGAACAGTAGGCTGTAGTGAGAAGCTTGCCAAGGTAGGCATATCAACTAGAGTTAGACTTTCCCCATCCTTAGCCCTGTGGTCCTTTGGCCTCAGCCACAGGTGCTCAGAGTCCTCTCAGGGTGGACAAATGTTTCAGTGTCCTTGGCCTGACGTGATACTACCTGGGAACCCAGGCTGCCCTGGCGGTGAGCTATCTGCTCTCTCAGCCAAAGCGCTCTCGCACCAGCAGCATCagttttttcttgcctttgtaGATCTGTTTGAGGTTGTCGATGAACTGGGCAAATTGCAGGTGGCCATCCTGGGGCAGCAGGAAGGTCTCCCGAGCCTTGCTTAGAAACTCAATGAACTCTCCATAGTGGCGAGGGCTGATGTGTGTTAGGCGTGAGTGTGTAGTGTTGATATAGGCATTGATGGTGGCATCCAACAACTGGCGCAATGGAGCTTTGTCAGTGGACATGAGCTTTCCAGAGCTGCGGCGGCCTGGGATGCcggccaggccaggtgcagtcacTGTGCAGCGTCGTAAGATGTCTGAAAGCACTGTGGCACAGTGCACACTCTTCACCACCAGGGGGATGAGAGCTGCCAGCTCATTCTTGCCCAGAGAGTGGCTGAGAGCACAAGCCCAGAGCACATCATTGATGGCGGGATGAGTATCCTGGTTGTAGGCCAGGTTAAGATGGCTCATGGCCAGTGAGGCCAGCTTGAAGGCACGGAGCGGGTAGCCACGGAGCTCCATGTAGCGGGCGATGGTGAACAGCTGCGAATGGGTCATGCCACCAGCAGCCGCATCAATGGCAATCTGATAGGCTGCCTCAAAGGCGATGTGGTCTTTCTCACAGAGGGTAAGGGCTGACAGGGCACAGCTCTGTGGATCCTTCATAGCACACTGTAGGGCCAGCGTGCGAGCACAGCTAGCCAGTTCCTCCCGCTGTGGATAGTCAAGACTGAGGCGCAGGATAGTGGTGTGGGATACGGCTGTGGCAGCTACAATACTAGTAGCCTCAGTAGGGGTGAAGAGTGTGTACCAGCTCTGCAAGATGCTCACCAGGGCCCGCACACCTGTCAGGGAGAGCCTGAGCTCAGCCGTGGCCATCTGGGTCCTGATTCAGGTCTACCGAGATTACCATTTGGGGTTTGAACTTGGCCTGCAGCGATGAGTTCTCCCCCCTCAGCAACCCTGAGATGATATGAGGCAAACCAGGGCAAGGGGAGCATCCCAGATGGCCAGACCCTGTTTGGGGTCTCTTTCTATCCCTTCTTTCCCCAGGTTAGAGGGTTGAAGGTTTCTGCAGGTGCTCTTGACCCCTCACAAGGATGGGACAGTACAGCCTGGGGTTTGCTTGCCCTGAGGCATGGGTTGCAGATCTGCCAGGGTTCTAGCTGAAGTGGGGCCTCTCAGGGTAGAGTCTTGTGCTGGGGCTTTGGGCTTTAGAAAGGGTCCTGAGCCTCCAAGTTGTCTGGGGTTTTTCACAAGCATGGACAGGGATGGGGACCAAACCACTGGGCCCACTACCTCCCAAGGGAGCACTTGAGTAACAACTGAAAATTCATTCTCTTAGACATGTCTCTGATGAGAGAATCAAGTGCTGCTGACATCAGGATATGGTTCAAGCAATGAGGACAGGGCTTGGGCTGGCTGAACAGAGGCCACCTTCTCCTACCAGCAGCCCCATCCTTTCTTAGGCCATCAGGAATAGGAATATGAGAGCTCTAAGGATTCACTGTCCTGTCCCAAGAGTAGGGCCTAGAAACCCCTTTCCGCTGGGAGTAGAGGGAGGTGGGAGACTCACCCACTTCTGTAGCACAGGTCACCAACCATCGTACCATCTCCCTGCGTCTCCAGTTAAGGGTTGATAAGGTCATCCGCATCACCTGGGCACAAAAGAGGCCTTTCCAGTGGGCTATGCCTAACTGTTGtgacctctccctccccttgccattcatttatgcaacaaatattttctggtgCTTTAAACAGTGGTCTTTCCcctgataaatataaaatacagtttaaTTTCTTTCCTAGCTCTCCCACCAATCAGATAGGAAGCTTCTCTGATGATGTGCAGCAAAGTCCTTATTATCATACCTTACTTGACTTGCAGAAATGGGGAGGTAGACAGAAGACAGGGACCCCATGGAGCCTAAAGCTGTATCTTGCTTCTGGCCTTAACTTAAAAGTGGAGCCCAATTTATGAAATCCTTGCCTTTTCCCTTGTCTAGAACTTGTGTTCTGGGCACAAAGAAAGAGCCAGACTTGGCCTATGCCCAGTCTCCCAGAGATCTTACCTTCTCCCAAGTGTCACTAGGGCAGAAGTCTAAACTGAGGATGGCCCACTCTTCTTCCATACCTGTAACCCAAGTTCCAGGGCAACGTTGAGCAGGGTGCTGTCAGTACTACTGTCAGTGGGAGTAGCAATCTTGAATGCATCTTGGGCCAGTTT
It encodes:
- the UROD gene encoding uroporphyrinogen decarboxylase isoform X3 — protein: MEANGLGPQGFPELKNDTFLRAAWGEETDYTPVWCMRQAGRYLPEFRETRAAQDFFSTCRSPEACCELTLQPLRRFPLDAAIIFSDILVVPQALGMEVTMVPGKGPSFPEPLREEQDLERLRDPEVVASELGYVFQAITLTRQRLAGRVPLIGFAGAPWTLMTYMVEGGGSSTMAQAKRWLYQRPQASHQLLRILTDALVPYLVGQVAAGAQALQLFESHAGHLGPQLFNKFALPYIRDVAKRVKARLREAGLAPVPMIIFAKDGHFALEELSQAGYEVVGLDWTVAPKKARRRLGSW
- the HECTD3 gene encoding E3 ubiquitin-protein ligase HECTD3 isoform X1, whose translation is MIECRSTQCNTVSAGALSPEHTAKAGQRRGRAWWEAPSAVAPAVHRVGSPLGAHLRHLAMAGPGPGAVLESPRQLLGRVRFLAEAARSLRAGRPLPAALAFVPQEVLYKLYKDPAGPSRVLLPVWEAEGLGLRVGAAGPAPGTGSGPLRAARDSIELRRGACVRTTGEELCNGHGLWVKLTKEQLAEHLGDCGLQEGWLLVCRPAEGGARLVPIDTPNHLQRQQQLFGVDYRPVLRWEQVVDLTYSHRLGSRPQPAEAYAEAVQRLLYVPPTWTYECDEDLIHFLYDHLGKEDENLGSVKQYVESIDVSSYTEEFNVSCLTDSNADTYWESDGSQCQHWVRLTMKKGTIVKKLLLTVDTTDDNFMPKRVVVYGGEGDNLKKLSDVSIDETLIGDVCVLEDMTVHLPIIEIRIVECRDDGIDVRLRGVKIKSSRQRELGLNADLFQPTSLVRYPRLEGTDPEVLYRRAVLLQRWLWPWTCGPFPSPSIEPCVSAWRRFPRFIKILDSVLHHLVPAWDHTLGTFSEIKQVKQFLLLSRQRPGLVAQCLRDSESSKPSFMPRLYINRRLAMEHRACPSRDPACKNAVFTQVYEGLKPSDKYEKPLDYRWPMRYDQWWECKFIAEGIIDQGGGFRDSLADMSEELCPSSADTPVPLPFFVRTANQGNGTGEARDMYVPNPSCRDFAKYEWIGQLMGAALRGKEFLVLALPGFVWKQLSGEEVSWSKDFPAVDSVLVKLLEVMEGMDKETFEFKFGKELTFTTVLSDQQVVELIPGGAGIIVGYGDRSRFIQLVQKARLEESKEQVAAMQAGLLKVVPQAVLDLLTWQELEKKVCGDPEVTVDALRKLTRFEDFEPSDSRVQYFWEALNNFTNEDRSRFLRFVTGRSRLPARIYIYPDKLGYETTDALPESSTCSSTLFLPHYASAKVCEEKLRYAAYNCVAIDTDMSPWEE
- the UROD gene encoding uroporphyrinogen decarboxylase isoform X2 encodes the protein MEANGLGPQGFPELKNDTFLRAAWGEETDYTPVWCMRQAGRYLPEFRETRAAQDFFSTCRSPEACCELTLQALGMEVTMVPGKGPSFPEPLREEQDLERLRDPEVVASELGYVFQAITLTRQRLAGRVPLIGFAGAPWTLMTYMVEGGGSSTMAQAKRWLYQRPQASHQLLRILTDALVPYLVGQVAAGAQALQLFESHAGHLGPQLFNKFALPYIRDVAKRVKARLREAGLAPVPMIIFAKDGHFALEELSQAGYEVVGLDWTVAPKKARECVGKTVTLQGNLDPCALYASEEEIGQLVKQMLDDFGPQRYIANLGHGLYPDMDPEHVGAFVDAVHKHSRLLRQN
- the UROD gene encoding uroporphyrinogen decarboxylase isoform X1, with protein sequence MEANGLGPQGFPELKNDTFLRAAWGEETDYTPVWCMRQAGRYLPEFRETRAAQDFFSTCRSPEACCELTLQPLRRFPLDAAIIFSDILVVPQALGMEVTMVPGKGPSFPEPLREEQDLERLRDPEVVASELGYVFQAITLTRQRLAGRVPLIGFAGAPWTLMTYMVEGGGSSTMAQAKRWLYQRPQASHQLLRILTDALVPYLVGQVAAGAQALQLFESHAGHLGPQLFNKFALPYIRDVAKRVKARLREAGLAPVPMIIFAKDGHFALEELSQAGYEVVGLDWTVAPKKARECVGKTVTLQGNLDPCALYASEEEIGQLVKQMLDDFGPQRYIANLGHGLYPDMDPEHVGAFVDAVHKHSRLLRQN
- the HECTD3 gene encoding E3 ubiquitin-protein ligase HECTD3 isoform X2 yields the protein MIECRSTQCNTVSAGALSPEHTAKAGQRRGRAWWEAPSAVAPAVHRVGSPLGAHLRHLAMAGPGPGAVLESPRQLLGRVRFLAEAARSLRAGRPLPAALAFVPQEVLYKLYKDPAGPSRVLLPVWEAEGLGLRVGAAGPAPGTGSGPLRAARDSIELRRGACVRTTGEELCNGHGLWVKLTKEQLAEHLGDCGLQEGWLLVCRPAEGGARLVPIDTPNHLQRQQQLFGVDYRPVLRWEQVVDLTYSHRLGSRPQPAEAYAEAVQRLLYVPPTWTYECDEDLIHFLYDHLGKEDENLGSVKQYVESIDVSSYTEEFNVSCLTDSNADTYWESDGSQCQHWVRLTMKKGTIVKKLLLTVDTTDDNFMPKRVVVYGGEGDNLKKLSDVSIDETLIGDVCVLEDMTVHLPIIEIRIVECRDDGIDVRLRGVKIKSSRQRELGLNADLFQPTSLVRYPRLEGTDPEVLYRRAVLLQRFIKILDSVLHHLVPAWDHTLGTFSEIKQVKQFLLLSRQRPGLVAQCLRDSESSKPSFMPRLYINRRLAMEHRACPSRDPACKNAVFTQVYEGLKPSDKYEKPLDYRWPMRYDQWWECKFIAEGIIDQGGGFRDSLADMSEELCPSSADTPVPLPFFVRTANQGNGTGEARDMYVPNPSCRDFAKYEWIGQLMGAALRGKEFLVLALPGFVWKQLSGEEVSWSKDFPAVDSVLVKLLEVMEGMDKETFEFKFGKELTFTTVLSDQQVVELIPGGAGIIVGYGDRSRFIQLVQKARLEESKEQVAAMQAGLLKVVPQAVLDLLTWQELEKKVCGDPEVTVDALRKLTRFEDFEPSDSRVQYFWEALNNFTNEDRSRFLRFVTGRSRLPARIYIYPDKLGYETTDALPESSTCSSTLFLPHYASAKVCEEKLRYAAYNCVAIDTDMSPWEE